The window AAAGCTATGACATTCTGAGTGTCGGAGTGCTAATGTGGTCTTCAATTACAAAATGTGTTTCACTATTCTGGATGTAATCCAGGGAATGAGAGTGCTGATGGTTATTGCTATCTTGGTTAGCCACACTCCCCATCCCCCTAGTTTACTATCTAAGCAGTCAAATAACTGATGTCTGAACCTTGCATTCTGTCTAACTTCTCTTCTCAGACTTTTCAATTTGTTCATTGCTCTGGTAAATGATTCATCTGGACTAGTGTTATTTGGtaaaaaagtacagcactgtTCTCCAAACATTACACAAACTCCTCCTTTTTCTGCCAACAGCCAGTCTAGTACCTGTCTATTCTGCCACGCCACTCTACTAGTTGCACCCAGCTGCTGTCCCAGTGCCTCCAGCGCATCATCGGTGTAGTTAATGAATCTCTGTTGATTATAATAGATATAATTTATCCACTCAACATTTTTGCTAACCCCTATTATAGGTATAATCGCTTCCCAGCCAGcagcaatctcatttcttgcctTAACCTCATTAGGTATACCTCTCGGCTGTCCTATACTGTCGATTCGGATCGTTGGATCACGTTCATATTTTTCCCTCTTCCGCCGCAGTGTCTGCTGCTTTGGAGCGTCAAATTGTACTTCAGGGGATACTACAACTTCCTGAATCAGCATAACCCATGTACATGTGCCTGCCCAACTAAGGGGAAGTGTGGATCTCAGGCCTTCCACCATTCCGCACAACCACCAAAGATCTGCTAATGGAATGTTCTGGACATCCAACGCACCTTCGGGTGGAGGGGTACCTACTATGTATCTTCGGCCTGGGGTTACATCCCAAGTCTGCATGCAGTTACCCCTAAAATGGGCAACTGAAAAAGCACCTGTCTGTGTAAAGGATTCATAATTCAAATGATCCCGCATTATCAGTTTTCCCACTATGGGGGTCTGACTTATTTTACTAATGGCCAAAGGTCTGCTATAAATACATTTATGGGTGAGCACATTTCGATCGAATTGCGAGGAGCCTTGGGATAGCATACACCAATAAGGGCAATATGGGGTGTTATCAATACATTTCTGATGACAAGGATCCGTCCCGCTACAAattcccatgctgcaagtcttgacTACAGTTGGACACTGCCGCGCACACTGCCCCCTCGGCTCCTTTTGCCATTGCGTGCAGGTGGAGGAGTTATAAGGCATGGGGGCTATGTGTTGCACGGGCTTCGCCCTGGAGCACAGATAACAATTCTGTCTCTCCATCATTCCTGCTGTGTATTGTGTCCATTGGTACCACTGGCTAGTACGTGTCTGTTGCCACTGCAAAGAGGTAACTGTTGCGCTCCGCTTACTCCTTTCTTTTAAGGTTTGTGGAGTCCTAACACTCCTATGCCATATCAGCCAAATTAATGGTTTCCAAGTCCGTACAGGGGTTTGTGGGTGTATCAACCCAAGGGGCAAAACTGGTCATTCCCAAGTCATCCTCACTGTCTGAAGGAGTACTACTATCCACAACCCCATCCTTAGGGTCATCAGACCTGTTCTCAAAACCAAAAACTTCCCTTATCATCTGATCAAACTCCTGTGGTACAGTGACAACTTCTTGTTCTTCTTGTCTATCCCCTGCTATCCgttcctcttcaccacttacctcgGGCTCCACACCTGGCTGTACCTGCGGGACTGCTCTGGTGCAGTGATCGAGATGGTACCAGGTGGAGCGTCCCTCTACTTGAACTGCGGTGGGTGACGCCTTGGTTACCGTAAAAGGCCCTTTCCTTCTTGGTTCGTTCCACTTTCTTCGAAaatctcaagggatattgcaactctgataaagaagaagagggagttgtatgaaatgtataggaaacagggggtaaatcaggtgcttgaggagtataagaagtgcaagaaaatacttaagaaagaaatcaggagggctaaaagaggagatgaggttgccttggtagtcaaagtgaaggataatccaaagagtttttacaagtatattaagagcaaaaggattgtaagggataaaattagtcctcttgaagatcagagtggtcggctttgtgcggaaccaaaggaaatgggggagatcttaaataggttttttgcgtctgtatttactgaggaagctggcatgaaatctatggaatctgtacagattgaaaaggaggaggtgcttgctgtcttgaggaaaattaaagtggataaatccccgggacctgacagagtgttccctcggaccttgaaggagactagtgttgaaattgcgggggccctagcagaaatatttaaaatgtcgctgtctacgggtgaagtgccggaggattggagagtggctcatgttgttccgttgtttaaaaaaggatcgaaaagtaatccgggaaattataggccggtgagtttaacgtcagtagtaggtaagttattggagggagtactaagagacagaatctacaagcatttggatagacaggggcttattagggagagtcaatatggctttgtgcatggtaggtcatgtttgaccaatctgttggagttttttgaggaggttaccaggaaagtggatgaagggaaggcagtggatattgtctacatggacttcagtaaggcctttgacaaggtcccgcatgggaggttagttaggaaaattcagtcgctaggtatacatggagaggtggtaaattggattagacattggctcgatggaagaaaccagagagtggtggtagagaattgcttctctgagtggaggcctgtgactagtggtgtgccacagggatcagtgctgggtccattgttatttgtcatctatatcaatgatctggatgataatgtggtaaattggatcagcaagtttgctgatgatacaaagattggaggtgtagtagacagtgaggaagattttcagagcctgcagggggacttggaccagctggaaaaatgggctgaaaaatggcagatggagtttaatactgacaagtgtgaggtattgcacgttggaaggacaaaccaaggtagaacatacagggttaatggtaaggcactgaggagtgcagtggaacagagggatctgggaatacagatacaaaattccctaaaagtgtcgtcacaggtagatagggtcttaaagagagcttttggtactttggcctttattaatcgaagtattgagtataagagctggaatgttatgatgaggttgtataaggcattggtgaggctgaatctagagtattgtgttcagttttggtcaccaaattacaggaaggatataagtaaggttgaaagagtgcagagaaggtttacaaggatgttgccaggacttgagaaactcagttacagagaaaggttgaataggttaggactttattccctggagcgtagaagaatgaggggagatttgatagaggtatataaaattatgatgggtatagatagagtgaatgcaagcaggctttttccactgaggcaaggggagaaaaaaaccagaggacatgggttaagggtgaggggagaaaagtttaaagggaacattagggggggcttcttcacacagagagtggtgggagtatggaatgagctgccagacgaggtggtaaatgcgggttcttttttaacatataagaataaattggacagatacgtggatgggaggtgtatggagggatatggtccgtgtgcaggtcagtgggactaggcagaaaatggttcggcacagccaagaagggccagagggcctgtttctgtgctgtagtttctatggttacaTAGACCTGATCTCCTGGCTTGATTGGTCCTTCCCTTTGCACGATCTCTGGCTCTTTCCGTTTTTCCTGTGCATAGATAGATTTATGTATCATGGTTAGTTTCTGCATGTATTGTTTTAGTTCTCTTCCAATTGTTCCAAGCTAGGCCCTTTGTATGGTCCTCTCCACTGGGGCACCGGCATGAGCCTTCCGGTTAGCATTTCATGCGGTGTTAGACAGGTCACTCGATTAGTTTGCATGCGGTAACTCATTGACGCTAACGGCAGCGTGTCAATCCAGTTGAGTTTAGTACCCACACAAATTTTATTCAGTTTGGTTTTTAGAGTCCCGTTAATTCTTTCCACCATGCCCTGCGACTGAGGGTGATACACGCATCCAAACCTCTGTTTTATTCTTAGTGCTTGCAATACTAATTTGACCATCTTTTGGATAAACGCTGAACCGTTGTCTGAGCTGACTTCTTTAGGTATTCTGAAGCTTGGAATCACCTCGTTTGTCAGGAATTTTATCACTGTTCCTGCCCCTTGATCTTTCGAGGGTACCACTTCTACCCATCTACTGAATCTATCAATTACTACTAAcatgtatcttttccctcttactgtCCTTATCATATCTACATAGTCAATCACTAAATGTTTAAATGGCCCTTCCAGCACGGGTATATGACCTATTGGGGTTGTAATTCCTTTCCAAACATTATTCTGTGCACATACCTCGCACTGCAACAACACATGATCTACTGAAGCCTGTAAATTAAGGCAAACAAAAACcttccattttattttccttatcaCTTTCCCCTTACACAATGATCCATCCCATGCACTTATGCCGAATCAGTATAAATGTCTACTTTCTCACCTTCCATCATTTCACATGCTGCTGTCAGGGCTTTGATTTCCGTTAACTGGGCGGGACACGGTTGGGGGCAAGCTTCCATTCTAATAGTCTTAAAACTTGTCTGATCCTGCTGCACTACTGAGAAACCTGCATGATTTCCATCATAATCCCTATAACAGGAGCCATCTACAAACAAAACCTTTTTATCTTCCTCTTCTAGTGGTTCGGATCGTAAATCTGCTCTTGACTTGGCAAATGCCATTGTTTCCCTTACACAGTCACGGGGTTCTCCTTCATGATCCAAGGAGACATAATCAACTATATTACTGGTAGTACACCTCTGTATAGTTATAATTGGAAATGTCAATAACATCTGATATGCTGCTATTCTGGCTGGTGTCAACACGAATTTACCTCTTTCCAGTAGTTCTGTTACtttgtggtgtgtgtacaggatCACAGGGTAACCCATGGTCACGGATGATGCCTTTTCATAGGCATAGTACAATGCTACTAGTCCCTGATAACAGGGTGGGTACCCCTGAGCCACTTCATCCAATTTCGCACTGTAGTATGCTATTGGTTGTTTTGCTTTTCCTGTGCCCGTCTCTTGTGTTAGAACTGCTGCGACATAGCCTTCCTGCTGGTTGGATACATACAAATGAAAGTCCTTTTCATAGTCAGGCAAAGCTAACGCTGGGGCTGACTGCAATTCCTGTTTAATAGTATTAAACGCTATTTCCACCTCCCTTGTTATCACTGGGTAATGTCCCTTCCCACCTGGGTTCTCTGGGCACCCATAGCATCTTGCATAGGGGTTCACCAGTCCGCCTGAGCCTGTGGGAGCTGATCCTTGGCTAAACTGCGGCTCCCCTCTCATCGGTCCCTGCTGGTACGTGACGGGCCATGATCTGAGTGAACAGTCTCTTCTCATGTGTCCTGGCTGTTTACACCCCCAGCACagcctctctatctctctctccacttGTCTTCTCACTGGCCCTCTTTGACCCCCTCCTTGGGATTTCCAGTcctgtctgggctgctgtttaaatttaCTCATTTCCTGATAGGGCATTCGTGGGAATGCTCCTCCAAAGACGTTTATTATTGGCATGGGGCTTTCTGGCCCCTGTCTGACAGCGCAACCGGTTCCTCCATACAGTGGTGTTTCATTCATTTCAACAGTTGCACTCAAATCGGGTGCTACTGGCAGCATCTTTTCCCtactctttttccttctttttgagtTCTTCAAGCTGCATTTGCATTAGCTTTCTTTTCACCTCTTCCAGCTGCTCTATCAGCTTCCGTTTGTCTTTCCGATATTTCTCAACCGCATGGACTACGTGGTCTCTAAATTCTTGTGAGTTCATTGATATCAGTCCGACCACTTCCTCCAGTTTAGATTTAATCTGCGGAGGCATTGCGTCCAAAACGGTGGTTCGGAACAGTATGGTCATAAACGAGTTGCCTTCCACTTCTTgctcagtctccagtctccacctTTTTAACTGATTTTCTACATAGGCTGCTGGATTCTCAGTGTCCCCCAGCGGATCCCCTTTCAAAGCTTTGGGGTCCACTTTGGGTGGGTAAAACTTCCTGAGGGCCTGCCATACCCTCTGCCTCACTTGGTCAAAGCTGGTCGCGTCAGTCATTGGGCTGAACGCATTTAGTAGTCCAGCCGTTTCCATCAGCTCTTTTAATTTGGAAGTTCCCATCAACCCTATCAGCAGTGCCTCCAAATCTCCCATAGCCAATAACCATTCCGTAGTTTCTTCTTCAAAAGCTCTAATCCACTTCCCTGCTCCTTCATGTAAGCTAGGCAGGGTGTTTTTCAGCCCTTCCAAGTCCTGGGAGCCCCACGGAACATACTGTATGTGTCCTGACCCTTTTACTAACAACAGCATCACTTTTTCCCTTCTCTCCCCATATTCTGATTTTCCTCCTCACCCGACTCCTCATATTTTCTCCTTTCCTCCTCAGTATCCCAGACTTTAAACTTTGCTTCCAGTTATAGTTCTCCTGATAGTACAGGACACTGTTTAAGAGTCTCCTTCTCGTAATAAGGGGAGGGGTTTCTATATTTCTCAGGTCTGGGTAGAGTCGGCTCCTTATTGTTTCTCCTCTGGTTTACCAGGCTGCTTTTCTTGTTTCTCAGTGTCTTCTTTACTTGCTACTGatattcttcctttctttctcaatctttctccctccaccctaaagagttttaacacttctatctcctattttcttttcttctgtctTTTCTTGGATTTAGCTCTTggtttgtgatttttaatcagCGCCTCCATTTCCTCACGTAAACTTACATCAAATGTTCTTTCTTTCGGCCACTTCGTGACCAGATTTTTGgttcttttttcccatttttctgaaatttccgCGATCTTGCCTTGACACATCGGGAATATTTTACTCtatttctactgctgttcctttccCTGTCATATTGTTCTTCCCCTTTTGAAGGTATTCTTAACGTCTCATACTTCGGTAATATTTTCTGTAACCTATTTCTCTATCTAACCTTACGGTTTCTTTTCACCCGCGTCTAAATTATCTACTTAAGCTATCCTTATCTTCCATTCTGTTCTGCCCGTGCAGACCCCTTTCTCGGGCGGTATCCGCAGAACTTTCTTTTTGCACCTCGCCTATTCAGACCCTTACTTAAGGCGGTATTCACGAGGATTTTCTCTTTAGCACCTCGCCTATTCAGACCCTTACACTTCTTGAGGCGGTATTCACGAGGATTTTCTCTTTAGCACCTCGCCTATGCAGATCCTTACACTTCTTAAGGGGATATTCACAAGGATTTTctcttattttctttctttccctgccTGTTCAGACCTTCGTCTCATACGAAGCGGTATCCACGGGGATTTACCAGCACCGCGTGGAATTTTTCTTACTTAACTTCTCGTTACCTTATTCATACTCACCCCCCTCACTGCAGTGTTCTTGATTAATCCTCCGAGCCTCCTTGTAACCCTCaattctgccagattctttgAATCGGAGAGACCCTTCGACAGTTGTTTCACGCTTCTGAGTCCCCGAGATCTctccaaaaaccaacagaattcttAGTCCAAATTGTCGCTAAAAAGCGCTTACCTTTCTTTGGGTGCACCCTGAATTCTGTTAGCTCTGTGGAGGTCCCCCAGGGACCGGGAAGCGCCCTCAATCTGCCGTTTCTCTTCTTCCACGGGTCTCTTCCCGATCCTGCCCGACTACGCCAATTTTGTCGTGGTTTTATAAATGACAAGGAAGCGCCGAAGATTCTTCAAgaaattttaaactttaatttgcaaattaaAGCTGAGACAGACGGTGGACTAGGCTCTGTAAGTCTGCCACCGAATGCCTGTCGATGTTTTCACACAGCATTCTTTATAGCACCCCTTCTGGGTTAACAGTATTAGCATATCTCTGTAAATTTCAATCTagctaataaatcaattactcttatctctcttacttGGCTACATTCATTTTTCTCGAGGGGTTAAAAGTACACG of the Mobula birostris isolate sMobBir1 chromosome 3, sMobBir1.hap1, whole genome shotgun sequence genome contains:
- the LOC140195389 gene encoding uncharacterized protein, with product MRRDCSLRSWPVTYQQGPMRGEPQFSQGSAPTGSGGLVNPYARCYGCPENPGGKGHYPVITREVEIAFNTIKQELQSAPALALPDYEKDFHLYVSNQQEGYVAAVLTQETGTGKAKQPIAYYSAKLDEVAQGYPPCYQGLVALYYAYEKASSVTMGYPVILYTHHKVTELLERGKTERARDRAKGRTNQARRSELQYPLRFSKKVERTKKERAFYGNQGVTHRSSSRGTLHLVPSRSLHQSSPAGTARCGARETIPPATRTFLGYAQPELLRVSSIFCFHNSYGLR